The window GGCGAATAATGCGCTGGCAGCAGCGTCGCCGAAAAATTGCAGTTGCTCCGGCTTAGGTACACCGAAACGGAAGCAGCCGGCGAAGCCTGGCGGCACAGGCAAGGGTTGATCGGGACGGTTGTAAGCATCCGCATCGTCGTAAACGTTGGCGACCCGTATTACCCGTTCCGCGTCGGCGGCCGTCAACGTGAAGATCGATACGCAATCCAGGCTGCGGCAAGCCGGCACCACGCCGGACGTGCTTAACAAGCCCCGCGTCGGCTTGACGCCGACCAGATTATTGAACGCCGCCGGTACCCGGCCGGAACCGGCGGTGTCGGTGCCCAGTGCAAAGCTGGCCAACCCCGTCGCCACCGCGACCGCCGAACCCGAGCTGGAGCCGCCGGCGATGTAAGCCGGATCGAAACTGTTGCGGCACACACCATACGGCGAGCGGGTACCGACCAAACCGGTCGCGAACTGGTCCAGATTGGTCTTGCCGACCGGAATCGCACCGGCGGCGAACAATTGCCGCACCACAAAAGCCGATTGCTGCGGCTGGTAGGCGTAAGCCGGACAGCCTGCGGTAGTGGGCAGACCGGCCAGATCGATGTTGTCTTTGATCGCAAACGGAATCCCATACAAGGGCAAGTCCTCCGCCGATTTATCCGCCAACGCCGCAGCATAAGCTCGCATCTGCGGTAGCGATAAACGGCTGATCCAGACGCCGCGCGCCGGTGCGGATTCCAGGCGTTGCCAGAGCATGTCCACCAATGCCGCCGGCGTCAATTCTCCATCCCGGTAAGCTTGGCTGAGGCCGGCGATGCTCAGTACCTCGGGCAATTCGGTCCAAGCCGTCATGCGTCCTCCCCGGCCTGCAGCACCAGCAAATCTTGGCCGGCGCTGATCTGGGCGCCTTCGTTGCAAAATACTTTCCAGACCGTGCCGTCTTCCGGCGCCGGCACCGGAAACTCCATTTTCATCGATTCGACCACCACCAAGGCGTCGCCTTTCCTGACGCTATCGCCGGCCTGAACCAATACCTGCCAGACATTGCCGGCGATATGGCTGGCCACGGCCCGGGCGCCGGGCGGCAAGTCTAGTTCGGTATCGATGGCCGCCGCCGCGACGGTCTGGTCGTCGGCATAAACCTGGCCGGCTTGCTCCCAGCGTTCGCGTTCGGCGTCGAAGGCAGCCTGTTGGCGGCTTTTGCATTCGGCGATCTCCCCGGCGTGTTCGCGTAGAAAGTCGTTGTATTGGCGTAAGCTGAAGGTTTCCTCGCGAATATCCAGCTTGAGCTTGCCGCTGAGCACATCTTGCCGGTAACGCAGCAATTCCTCGGCGGATACCGGATAAAACCGAATTTGGTCGAAAAAGCGCAGCAACCACGGCTTGCCGTCGCGAAAATCGGCGGTTTGCCGGTAGCGATTCCACATCGGCACGGTGCGGCCGACAAACTGATAGCCGCCCGGGCCTTCCATGCCGTAGACGCACAGGTAAGCGCCGCCGATGCCGACTGCATTCTCCGGGGTCCAGGTTCGAGCCGGGTTGTATTTGGTCGTCACCAGTCGGTGGCGCGGATCGATCGGGGTTGCCACCGGTGCGCCGAGATAGACGTCGCCCAAACCCATCACCAGGTAGCTGGCGTTGAACAGGATCTCCTTGACCTGTTCGATGCTGTCCAGTCCGTTGATGCGGCGGATGAATTCGATATTGCTCGGACACCACGGCGCATCCTTGCGCACCGACTGCATGTATTTTTCGATAGCCAATTGCGTGGACGGATCGTCCCAGGACAGCGGCAGGTGGACGATGCGGGTCGGCACTTCCATGTCTTCGATGCCGGGCAATTCGGCTTCGGCCTGCGCCAGAATCCGCATCAGTTCGTCCAGCTCCAAGCTTCGATCATAATGCACTTGCAAGGAACGTATGCCCGGCGTCAGGTCAACAATGCCGGGAATGCCGCGCTGTTGCAGCCAAGTCATCAAGGCGTGCACCCTAAAGCGCAGATTCAGGTCCAAAATCAATGGCCCGTATTCGACCAGTAGGTTGCGGTCGCCGGCTTGGCGGTAGGTGACGGCTACCCGCTCGCCAGAGGCCGGCAGCTGGGCGACGATGCAGCTTTCCTGGGCATCCGTTTCCGCTGGCAATTCGGGCAAAGCCGCATCGGCAGGATTGGCTATGACCCGTTCGACCTCGGCATCCAGATGTGCAGCCTGTTCGCGGTTCAAGCGGATAAAGCGCACGGTATTACCTGGCTTCAGTTGGCCCAGTTTCCACAATTCCGCCGCGACCACCGTAGCCGGACAGACAAAGCCGCCCAGACTGGGACCGTCCGGACCGAGTATCACCGGCATGTCGCCGGTAAAATCCACCGCGCCTATTGCGTAGGCGTTGTCGTGGATGTTGGACGGGTGCAGGCCGGCCTCGCCACCGTCGCTACGCGCCCAGCGCGGTTTCGGGCCGATCAGGCGAATGCCGGTACGGTTGGAGTTGTAATGCACTTCCCAATCGGTCGCGAAGAATTCGGCGATGTCCGCATCGGTAAAAAAGTCCGGCGCGCCGTGCGGCCCGTACAGCACACCGATGTGCCAATGCTCGGCGTAGCTGGGGAGCGCGCTTGGATTCGGTACGACTTCCTCAGTCAAACCGATTTCCGCCGCAATCGGCAACACGTCGCCGACCCGCAGCACCCGGCCGCCGTGGCCGCCGAACTGGCCCAAGGTAAACGTGGCGCGGCTGCCCAGATATTCCGGCACGTCGAAGCCGCCTTGGAGCGCCAGATAAGTTCGGCAACCCTGGCCGGCAATAGTACCCAGTTTCAATACGTCGCCGGCGGACACTTGAATGGCTTGCCAGAATGCCACCGATTCGCCGTTCAACTCGGCTTGCATCGCCGCGCCGGTCAAAACGATGCGGGTGGCGAAATTGAAGCGCAGGCAGGGACCGTTGATCGCCATTTCCAGACCGGCCGCGTGTTCCGGGTTGCCCAAAATCCGGTTCCCTAAACGAAAGGCCAGCATATCCATCGGCCCGGACGGCGGTACGCCTACGTCCCAATAACCCAGGCGGCCCGGATAGTCCTGGATCATGCTTTGGGTGCCGGCTTCCAGCACATCCAAGGTGCGCGGACGATAAGTCAGTCCGGCTAGATAAGCCGTGATCTGCCGGCCGCTGCGAAACACGTCGTCGGCGACGATCTGCCGTAAATAGGCCAGATTGGTTTCTATACCGGCCAAACGGGTGTTGGCCAGTGCGGCGTGCATCTCCGCCAACGCCTGTTCGCGGTCGGCGGCGTGGACGATGACCTTGGCCAGCAACGGATCGTAATGCGGCGTGACTTCCAAGCCGTTTTCCAGCCAATGGTCGATCCTGACTGCGGCCGGAAACCGGCAATCGGTCAACAGGCCGGCCGACGGTTGGAAGTTTTTGTTCGGGTCTTCGGCGTAGACCCGAACTTGCATCGACCAGCCCTGCGGCGCGTGCCGGTATTGATCCAGAAATACGGAATCGCCAGCCGCCAAACGCAGCATCCATGCCACCAGATCGGTGCCGGTGACTTGTTCGGTGACACCGTGTTCGACTTGCAGCCGGGTGTTGACCTCCAGGAAATAAAACTCGCCGCTGTCCTGGTCGTAGACGAATTCGACCGTACCGGCCGAACGGTAAGCCACCGCCTCGCCCAGTGCCAGGGCATGGCGATAGAGTGCCGCGCGCGTCGCCTCGCTGATGCCTGGCGCCGGGGTTTCCTCGATCACTTTCTGGTTGCGGCGCTGTACCGAACAATCGCGCTCGCCTAAATGGATCACCCGGCCCGCGCCGTCGCCGAATATCTGCACCTCGATATGGCGGGCGCGTTCGATGAATTTTTCCAGATACAGGCCACTGTCCTTGAAATTGGCCGCACTCAAGCGCTGCACTACGGCAAACGCCTCGCTCAGTTCGGTATCGTTGCGGCACAAGCGCATGCCGATACCGCCGCCGCCGGCAGTGCTTTTCAGCATCAACGGATAGCCGATGTCGGCCGCCGCTTGCAAGGCCTGGGCGATATCCGCCAGCAAGCCTGTGCCCGGCAGTAACGGTACTCCGCAGGTTTTGGCGATCTCGCGAGCGGTATGCTTCAAGCCGAAACGCCGCAATTGCTCCGGGGTCGGGCCGATGAAGACGATACCGGCCGCCGCGCATTGTTCGGCAAATTCGGCATTTTCGCTCAGAAAGCCGTAGCCGGGATGGATGGCCTGGGCGCCGGTGGCCAGCGCCGCTGCCAGAATCCGTTCGCTGCGCAAATAGCTGTCGGCCGCCGCCGCGCCGCCGACGCAAACCGCTTCGTCGGCATCCTGCACGTGGCGGGCGTGGGCGTCGGCTTCGGAATACACCGCGACGCTGGCGACCCCCAATTGCTTTAAGGTCCGAATGATGCGGCAGGCGATTTCGCCGCGATTGGCGATCAATACCTTGTTAAACATGAATCCTCTTCTGGCGGGCCGTCCCGCCTTGCTTTGCCAACGCCGGGTCGTCCCGGCGCGGATTACGGGTCAATCCCAGATCAGCAGGCGCACCGGCGTCGGGTTGTAGGCGTTGCACGGATTATTCAGTTGCGGGCAGTTGGAAATCAGCGCGATGACGTCCATCTCGGCCCGCATTTCCACGTATTTACCCGGCGCGGAAATGCCGTCGGCAAAGGTCAATTGACCGTCTGCCGTGACCGGCACGTTCATGAAAAAATTGATATTGCTGGCGATGTCGCGCTTGGCCAGCCCGCAGTCGGCGTGGCCGATGGCCAACAAAAAGCTGTCGCGGCAACTGTGCATGTGCTTCTTATCCAGGGCATAGCGCACGCTGTTGCTCTCGGCGGCACAAGCGCCGCCTAAGGTATCGTGGCGACCACAGGTGTCGGCCACGATGGTCAGCAGCACGTTACCCTCGCCGGACATCAGCTTGGTGCCGGCACTCAGGTACAAATTACCTTGGTGGCGTATCGTGTCGGTGGCGCTGTAGCGTTCTTCATGGTCGGCGGCGCTGTAAAACAAGGTGTCGACGGCTTGGTTGCCTTCCAGATCCAAGATGCGGAAGGTCTGGCCTTGTTTGATGGTATATAGCCAGGGTTCGCCGGCCGGCAAGGTGTAATCGTAAAGTGCGGTGCTCGGGTCGAGCGTGCTTTCGACGATGGGCATAGGTTGGTTCTCGTAAAATCGGTGATTACAGGAAATAGCGTTCGGTATTGGTAAAGCCGCGGCTGTTTTCCGGGCGGAAATTGCGACATTTATCGTCCTGGTCCGGCAAATCGCCACGGTAAGCCTCGAGCTTTACCGATTTGGGCTGGTAATGCGGATTCGGGTCCAGTGGATGCGGGCAGGTGCTGAGCAGCACCAGCGTGTTCAGTTCAAAGCGCAGCTCTACTTGGTTGCCTGGGGCGGAATGTCCAACTTGATATTGCAAATTGCCATCGTCGTCGGCCGCGATCTTGCTGAAGAAGTTGACGTTGGCGACCAGGTCGCGCTTGCCCAAGCCCCACTTTTCCAATTCGATCAATAAGCTGTCGCGGCCGTTGCGATACATGGTATTGCGATGGCTTTGGTAACTGGCCGTGCCGTATTTGGCCAGCACTTGCGCGGCGTCGGATACACCGCACACCGTGTCGTGCCAGCCCAGCGTATCGGCGGTAATCGAGCACAACACCCGGCCCATGTCCGAATAGCAGACAAAGCCTTCGCTCAGATGAAAGGTATGTTGGGCCTTCAGCGTGTCGGCCATGTTGTAGCGTTCAGTGCGTTCGTCGTCATTGATAAACAAGGCCGCCAGATTGGCGCCGCCTTCGCTGTCGGTAAAACGCAAGCGGTTGCCGCGCCGCATCCGGAACGAGGTATGGGCGCCGGCCGGCAGATTTTCGCTCCACAGCAGGTCTTCGTTATTTATCGAGGCTAAGCTCATCGTGGTCTCCTGAATCGGTTATAGCGCCGGGCTCTGCCCCAGACGCTCGAGTAGTTCGTAATTGGTTTGCATGCCGGAAGTCTCGCGAATACCGGCCAAAATCTGTTTTTTCAAGGCAATGAAGTCCGGATTCTGTTTCATGTCCTGGTCACGGTGGTCCGGCAACGGTACCTGGTGTATCGCGGCGATGCGTCCCGGCCGGGGGGCCATCAACACCACCCGGTGGGCCAGATAAATCGCTTCTTCCACGTCGTGGGTGACGAACAGCACCGTGGTTTTTTCCAGGATGGATACGTGCAGAATCAGATCGTGCATCACTTCGCGGGTCTGGGCGTCCAATGCGCCGAACGGCTCGTCCATCAACAAGATGCGCGGCCGAGCCATCAAGGCCCGGGCAATGGCCACCCGCTGCTGCATGCCGCCGGACAGTTGATTCGGATAGGCGTCGGCGACGTGGCTCAGACCCATCAAGCGGATCAAGGCGTCGGCCCGGCCTTCGGCTGATTCAACATCGCCCAGCGTCGATACGTCCCGATGCACTTTTAATTGCCGACAGAACTTGATGTTGTCGGTCACGCTCAACCACGGATACAGGCTGTAATGCTGGAATACCATGGCCCGGTCAATGCCGGGGCCGGCGATAGGCAAACCGTCGACGTTGACGCTACCGCCGCTGGCCGGCTCCAGGCCGCCAACGATGCGCAGCAAGGTCGATTTGCCGCAGCCGGACGCGCCGACCAGCGTGACGAACTCGCCGGGCGCAATGTCGAGATCGGCATCCTGCAAGGCGACGATATCCGCGCCGTTGGCGGCAAAGCGTTTTTGCAAGTTGCGGATTTGAATGATGGGAGTCGTCATCGGCGCTATCTCCGGTACAGCCAAGGGAAGCTGCGGCGATGCGCCCAGCGGAAGCATTGGTCGGTAGCCAGGCCGAATAACCCAATCAGAATGATGCCGGCGAAGATTTTGTCGGTCTGTAAAAAGCGTTGCGCCTTGAGCACGGCAAAGCCCAAGCCGGAATTGGCCGCCACCAACTCGGCTACCACCAGATAGGTCCAGGCCCAGCCCATCGTCACCCGCAAGGTATCGAGAATCGCCGGTTTGGCCGACGGCATGATCACCCGCATCACGATTTCGTCGCGGTCGGCGCCCATGGTTTGCGCCGCTTCGATTTGTTCCATCGGCACCCGCCGCACGTCCTCGGCGATCATCAACAGCATTTGAAAAAAGGTGCCGATGAAAATAATCGCGATCTTGGCGCCCTCGTCGATACCGACCCACAGCATCACCAACGGGATGAAGGCTGCCGCCGGCATATAGCGGATGAAGTCGGTCAACGGTTCAAACAGGGCCTTGACCGGCGCATAAGT of the Methylomonas sp. MK1 genome contains:
- a CDS encoding urea amidolyase associated protein UAAP1; the encoded protein is MSLASINNEDLLWSENLPAGAHTSFRMRRGNRLRFTDSEGGANLAALFINDDERTERYNMADTLKAQHTFHLSEGFVCYSDMGRVLCSITADTLGWHDTVCGVSDAAQVLAKYGTASYQSHRNTMYRNGRDSLLIELEKWGLGKRDLVANVNFFSKIAADDDGNLQYQVGHSAPGNQVELRFELNTLVLLSTCPHPLDPNPHYQPKSVKLEAYRGDLPDQDDKCRNFRPENSRGFTNTERYFL
- a CDS encoding ABC transporter permease, whose product is MTGNLNPRRPLWAIRGSLERRAHWLIAMSGLLSVLLGWWWVSAGGAIDPVFLPTPPLVLDSAWEWLRDGDLLGDIAISVYRVVAGFLLSAVLALPLGVLVGTYAPVKALFEPLTDFIRYMPAAAFIPLVMLWVGIDEGAKIAIIFIGTFFQMLLMIAEDVRRVPMEQIEAAQTMGADRDEIVMRVIMPSAKPAILDTLRVTMGWAWTYLVVAELVAANSGLGFAVLKAQRFLQTDKIFAGIILIGLFGLATDQCFRWAHRRSFPWLYRR
- a CDS encoding ABC transporter ATP-binding protein, yielding MTTPIIQIRNLQKRFAANGADIVALQDADLDIAPGEFVTLVGASGCGKSTLLRIVGGLEPASGGSVNVDGLPIAGPGIDRAMVFQHYSLYPWLSVTDNIKFCRQLKVHRDVSTLGDVESAEGRADALIRLMGLSHVADAYPNQLSGGMQQRVAIARALMARPRILLMDEPFGALDAQTREVMHDLILHVSILEKTTVLFVTHDVEEAIYLAHRVVLMAPRPGRIAAIHQVPLPDHRDQDMKQNPDFIALKKQILAGIRETSGMQTNYELLERLGQSPAL
- the uca gene encoding urea carboxylase, with protein sequence MFNKVLIANRGEIACRIIRTLKQLGVASVAVYSEADAHARHVQDADEAVCVGGAAAADSYLRSERILAAALATGAQAIHPGYGFLSENAEFAEQCAAAGIVFIGPTPEQLRRFGLKHTAREIAKTCGVPLLPGTGLLADIAQALQAAADIGYPLMLKSTAGGGGIGMRLCRNDTELSEAFAVVQRLSAANFKDSGLYLEKFIERARHIEVQIFGDGAGRVIHLGERDCSVQRRNQKVIEETPAPGISEATRAALYRHALALGEAVAYRSAGTVEFVYDQDSGEFYFLEVNTRLQVEHGVTEQVTGTDLVAWMLRLAAGDSVFLDQYRHAPQGWSMQVRVYAEDPNKNFQPSAGLLTDCRFPAAVRIDHWLENGLEVTPHYDPLLAKVIVHAADREQALAEMHAALANTRLAGIETNLAYLRQIVADDVFRSGRQITAYLAGLTYRPRTLDVLEAGTQSMIQDYPGRLGYWDVGVPPSGPMDMLAFRLGNRILGNPEHAAGLEMAINGPCLRFNFATRIVLTGAAMQAELNGESVAFWQAIQVSAGDVLKLGTIAGQGCRTYLALQGGFDVPEYLGSRATFTLGQFGGHGGRVLRVGDVLPIAAEIGLTEEVVPNPSALPSYAEHWHIGVLYGPHGAPDFFTDADIAEFFATDWEVHYNSNRTGIRLIGPKPRWARSDGGEAGLHPSNIHDNAYAIGAVDFTGDMPVILGPDGPSLGGFVCPATVVAAELWKLGQLKPGNTVRFIRLNREQAAHLDAEVERVIANPADAALPELPAETDAQESCIVAQLPASGERVAVTYRQAGDRNLLVEYGPLILDLNLRFRVHALMTWLQQRGIPGIVDLTPGIRSLQVHYDRSLELDELMRILAQAEAELPGIEDMEVPTRIVHLPLSWDDPSTQLAIEKYMQSVRKDAPWCPSNIEFIRRINGLDSIEQVKEILFNASYLVMGLGDVYLGAPVATPIDPRHRLVTTKYNPARTWTPENAVGIGGAYLCVYGMEGPGGYQFVGRTVPMWNRYRQTADFRDGKPWLLRFFDQIRFYPVSAEELLRYRQDVLSGKLKLDIREETFSLRQYNDFLREHAGEIAECKSRQQAAFDAERERWEQAGQVYADDQTVAAAAIDTELDLPPGARAVASHIAGNVWQVLVQAGDSVRKGDALVVVESMKMEFPVPAPEDGTVWKVFCNEGAQISAGQDLLVLQAGEDA
- a CDS encoding urea amidolyase associated protein UAAP2; translated protein: MPIVESTLDPSTALYDYTLPAGEPWLYTIKQGQTFRILDLEGNQAVDTLFYSAADHEERYSATDTIRHQGNLYLSAGTKLMSGEGNVLLTIVADTCGRHDTLGGACAAESNSVRYALDKKHMHSCRDSFLLAIGHADCGLAKRDIASNINFFMNVPVTADGQLTFADGISAPGKYVEMRAEMDVIALISNCPQLNNPCNAYNPTPVRLLIWD